The following coding sequences are from one Formosa haliotis window:
- the ruvB gene encoding Holliday junction branch migration DNA helicase RuvB: MNENLNPDKEHFSSEEIDIEKALRPLSFDDFAGQDQVLENLSIFVEAANRRGDALDHTLFHGPPGLGKTTLAHILANELGVGIKVTSGPVLDKPGDLAGLLTNLEERDVLFIDEIHRLSPIVEEYLYSAMEDYKIDIMIESGPNARTVQIHLNPFTLIGATTRSGLLTAPMRARFGISSRLQYYSTELLSTIVERSAEILNVPIHMDAAIEIAGRSRGTPRIANALLRRVRDFAEIKGNGTIDLAIAQFGLKALNVDAHGLDEMDNKILTTIIDKFKGGPVGITTLATAVSESAETIEEVYEPFLIQQGFIMRTPRGREVTEAAYLHLGRTKGPVQGGLF; the protein is encoded by the coding sequence ATGAACGAAAACCTGAATCCAGATAAAGAACATTTTTCTTCGGAAGAGATTGATATCGAAAAAGCATTACGGCCCTTATCATTTGATGATTTTGCTGGTCAAGATCAGGTTTTAGAAAATCTTAGTATTTTCGTAGAAGCTGCAAATAGACGTGGAGACGCCTTAGACCACACCTTATTTCATGGTCCTCCAGGACTAGGTAAAACCACTTTAGCACACATTTTAGCCAACGAGTTAGGTGTTGGTATTAAAGTTACGTCTGGTCCTGTTTTAGACAAACCTGGCGATTTGGCTGGTTTACTTACCAATTTAGAAGAACGAGATGTGCTGTTTATAGACGAAATCCATAGATTGAGTCCTATTGTAGAAGAATATTTGTATTCGGCAATGGAAGACTATAAAATAGATATCATGATCGAGTCTGGACCAAATGCTAGAACGGTTCAAATTCATTTAAATCCGTTTACACTAATAGGCGCAACAACGCGTTCCGGATTGCTAACCGCACCTATGCGTGCACGGTTTGGGATTAGTAGTAGATTACAATATTATTCTACCGAATTATTATCGACAATCGTCGAACGTAGTGCCGAAATTTTAAATGTACCGATCCATATGGATGCTGCTATAGAAATTGCAGGAAGAAGCCGTGGTACACCACGTATTGCTAACGCCTTATTACGTCGTGTTCGGGATTTTGCAGAAATTAAAGGTAATGGAACCATAGATTTGGCCATCGCTCAGTTCGGATTAAAAGCCCTTAATGTAGATGCCCACGGTTTAGACGAAATGGATAATAAAATACTAACCACCATAATCGACAAGTTTAAAGGTGGTCCTGTGGGGATTACTACTTTAGCAACTGCCGTTAGTGAAAGTGCCGAAACCATTGAAGAAGTTTACGAACCCTTTTTAATTCAGCAAGGCTTTATAATGCGTACACCACGCGGACGTGAAGTTACCGAAGCGGCTTATTTGCATCTAGGACGCACCAAAGGACCGGTACAAGGCGGTTTGTTTTAA
- a CDS encoding DNA/RNA non-specific endonuclease: MKKVFTILGVILIVGVYAYDYYLSHEVDFTSDGTTLPKAHNNTKDNAYYLPTSTTGAVVFHNNYVLSYNENHEQAEWVAYHLKQSDIVYTDRKRPYFNEDKAVKTKSADWRSYKNSGYDKGHLCPAGDRKYSEDAYHETFLTSNISPQNHDFNAGIWNDLEQTVRYWAKSYNDVYVVTGGILTDNLKTIGKDPVSVPNYFYKIVFKDDGKQSKMIGFVMPNKPNVNGSLKDYVVSVDEIEARTGIDFFPKLEDSLENKLEASTNTRGWRFR; this comes from the coding sequence ATGAAAAAAGTCTTTACCATACTCGGAGTTATATTAATAGTTGGTGTTTATGCTTATGATTATTATCTGAGTCATGAAGTTGATTTTACCTCAGATGGTACGACTTTGCCTAAAGCCCACAATAATACAAAAGACAATGCCTATTACTTACCAACCTCTACTACGGGGGCGGTAGTGTTTCATAATAATTATGTGTTGTCGTATAACGAAAATCATGAACAAGCAGAGTGGGTAGCCTATCATTTAAAACAATCAGATATTGTTTATACCGATAGGAAACGACCTTATTTTAATGAAGATAAGGCTGTAAAAACGAAATCTGCAGATTGGCGTAGTTATAAGAACTCCGGATACGATAAGGGGCATTTATGTCCGGCAGGAGATCGTAAATATTCTGAAGATGCCTATCACGAAACGTTTTTAACTAGTAATATTTCCCCTCAAAATCACGATTTTAATGCTGGAATTTGGAATGATTTAGAGCAAACCGTACGGTATTGGGCAAAATCTTATAACGATGTGTATGTCGTTACCGGTGGTATTTTAACCGATAATTTAAAAACCATAGGAAAAGATCCGGTGTCGGTTCCAAATTACTTTTATAAAATTGTTTTTAAAGATGATGGAAAACAATCTAAAATGATTGGTTTTGTCATGCCCAACAAACCTAATGTAAACGGTTCTCTTAAAGATTATGTGGTATCTGTAGACGAGATAGAAGCGCGTACTGGGATCGATTTTTTTCCTAAATTAGAAGATAGCCTAGAAAATAAATTAGAAGCCAGTACCAATACAAGAGGATGGCGATTTAGATAA
- a CDS encoding cytochrome c oxidase subunit II yields MTALFTILVLVFILIAIWQMVKIFDLAQVGQEENNQIATDKDNSMNAYLMVGFLIFIYAITIVCIVKWGDLPLLSNSASAHGPDIDNLMIISLVLIFIVQTITQFLLHYFAFKYKGEKGKKALFFADNNMLEAIWTIIPVITLAGLIIYGLFTWTSIMNVNEDDDPIVIELYAQQFNWKARYGGNDNTLGKANVRLIDIDRANILGLDESDPNAQDDIITSELHLPVGKPVLFKMRSQDVLHSAYMPHFRAQMNCVPGMITQFGFTPTITTAEMRQNPDMAKKVKRINEIRTENSKELVAKGESALDPYEFDYLLLCNKICGKSHYNMQMKIIVESQEDYDAWLKEQKIFKNSLVN; encoded by the coding sequence ATGACTGCTTTATTTACAATTTTAGTTTTAGTATTTATATTAATTGCCATCTGGCAAATGGTAAAAATTTTCGATCTTGCTCAAGTAGGTCAGGAAGAAAATAACCAAATCGCTACAGATAAAGATAATTCTATGAATGCTTACCTTATGGTAGGTTTCTTAATCTTTATTTATGCTATAACCATAGTATGTATCGTAAAATGGGGCGATTTACCACTGTTGTCTAATTCAGCTTCAGCGCACGGACCAGACATAGATAATTTAATGATTATCTCTTTAGTGCTTATTTTTATTGTTCAGACTATAACTCAGTTCTTATTACATTATTTCGCTTTTAAATATAAAGGTGAAAAGGGTAAAAAAGCATTGTTTTTTGCCGATAACAATATGTTAGAAGCGATTTGGACCATTATACCAGTTATTACTTTAGCAGGTTTAATTATTTATGGATTATTCACTTGGACGAGCATTATGAATGTGAACGAAGACGATGATCCTATAGTTATCGAATTATACGCACAACAGTTTAACTGGAAAGCGCGATATGGTGGTAACGATAATACCTTAGGAAAAGCAAATGTTAGATTGATTGATATAGATCGTGCTAATATTTTAGGTTTAGATGAATCTGATCCAAATGCACAAGACGATATTATAACTTCAGAATTACATTTACCAGTAGGTAAGCCAGTATTATTTAAAATGCGTTCGCAAGACGTATTACACTCGGCTTATATGCCTCACTTTAGAGCACAAATGAACTGTGTTCCAGGTATGATTACACAATTTGGCTTTACACCAACCATTACTACAGCCGAAATGCGTCAGAATCCTGATATGGCTAAAAAAGTAAAACGTATTAATGAAATTCGAACTGAAAACAGTAAAGAATTAGTGGCCAAAGGTGAATCAGCTTTAGACCCTTACGAATTCGATTATTTATTATTGTGTAATAAAATATGTGGAAAATCACATTACAATATGCAAATGAAAATAATCGTAGAATCTCAAGAAGATTACGATGCTTGGCTTAAAGAGCAAAAGATTTTCAAGAATTCTCTAGTTAACTAA
- a CDS encoding cytochrome c oxidase subunit I, whose product MSAHADTHAHDDDHGHHHKQTFITKYIFSTDHKMISKQYLITGTLMGVIGVLMSIMFRMQIAWPEQPNVLFEALLGKWAPGGVMDADIYLALVTIHGTIMVFFVLTAGLSGTFSNLLIPLQIGARDMASGFLNMVSYWLFFLSSIVMLSSLFVEAGPAAAGWTIYPPLSALPMAQGGSGMGMTLWLVSMALFIASSLLGSLNYIVTVINLRTTGMSMTRLPLTIWAFFVTAIIGVVSFPVLLSAALLLIMDRSFGTSFFLSDIFIQGEVLHYQGGSPVLFEHLFWFLGHPEVYIVILPAMGIVSEIMAANSRKPIFGYRAMIVSILAIAFLSTIVWGHHMFISGMNPFLGSVFTFTTLLIAIPSAVKAFNWITTIWKGNIQMNTAMLFSIGFVSTFITGGLTGIILGDSALDINVHDTYFVIAHFHLVMGISALYGMFAGIYHWYPKMFGRMMNKNLGYIHFWVTAICAYGVFFPMHFIGMAGLPRRYYTNSNFPLFDDLADVNKVITVFAIIGAIFQIVFLYNFFVSMFYGKRAPQNPWRSTTLEWTTPVEHIHGNWPGEIPSVHRWAYDYSKPGYDVDFVPQNVPLKEGEEELQH is encoded by the coding sequence ATGTCAGCACACGCAGATACTCACGCACACGACGACGACCACGGACATCATCATAAACAAACTTTTATTACCAAATATATATTTAGTACAGATCATAAAATGATCTCTAAACAATATTTGATAACAGGAACACTTATGGGGGTTATTGGAGTCCTTATGTCTATAATGTTCCGTATGCAAATTGCATGGCCAGAACAACCTAATGTTTTATTTGAAGCATTATTAGGAAAATGGGCACCAGGAGGTGTTATGGATGCCGATATTTATTTAGCCTTAGTTACTATACATGGTACCATCATGGTTTTCTTTGTACTTACTGCGGGTTTAAGTGGTACGTTTAGTAACCTGTTAATTCCGTTGCAAATTGGTGCACGAGATATGGCCTCTGGATTCCTTAACATGGTATCGTACTGGTTATTTTTCTTATCTAGTATTGTTATGTTATCTTCTCTATTTGTAGAGGCAGGACCAGCAGCAGCAGGGTGGACTATTTATCCGCCGCTATCAGCCTTACCAATGGCACAAGGTGGTTCTGGTATGGGAATGACACTTTGGTTAGTATCTATGGCATTGTTTATTGCTTCTTCTTTATTAGGATCGCTAAACTATATTGTAACCGTTATTAACTTACGTACAACTGGTATGTCTATGACGAGATTACCACTTACTATTTGGGCATTCTTTGTAACTGCTATTATAGGTGTGGTATCGTTCCCAGTATTATTATCTGCGGCTTTATTATTAATCATGGATAGAAGTTTTGGAACCTCATTCTTCTTATCAGATATATTTATTCAAGGTGAAGTATTACATTACCAAGGTGGATCTCCGGTATTATTCGAACATTTATTTTGGTTCTTAGGTCACCCTGAAGTATATATTGTAATCTTACCTGCCATGGGTATCGTTTCAGAAATTATGGCGGCAAATTCACGTAAACCTATTTTTGGTTACCGTGCGATGATTGTTTCTATATTAGCGATTGCATTCCTTTCAACAATTGTTTGGGGTCACCACATGTTTATCTCAGGAATGAATCCATTCTTAGGTTCTGTATTTACATTTACAACCTTATTAATTGCTATACCATCTGCTGTAAAAGCCTTTAACTGGATTACAACCATCTGGAAGGGTAATATTCAAATGAATACGGCCATGTTATTCTCTATTGGTTTTGTTTCAACTTTTATAACTGGAGGTTTAACAGGAATCATCTTAGGTGATAGTGCTTTAGATATTAACGTACACGATACGTATTTCGTTATTGCTCACTTCCACTTAGTAATGGGTATATCTGCCCTTTATGGTATGTTTGCTGGAATTTATCACTGGTATCCTAAAATGTTTGGTAGAATGATGAATAAAAACTTAGGGTATATTCACTTCTGGGTTACGGCAATTTGTGCTTACGGTGTATTTTTCCCAATGCACTTTATCGGAATGGCAGGTTTACCAAGACGTTACTATACAAACTCAAATTTCCCATTATTTGATGATTTAGCCGATGTAAACAAAGTAATTACTGTATTTGCTATTATTGGTGCTATCTTCCAAATAGTATTTTTATACAACTTCTTTGTAAGCATGTTCTACGGAAAACGTGCGCCACAAAACCCTTGGAGATCTACAACTTTAGAATGGACTACACCAGTAGAACATATTCACGGAAACTGGCCAGGAGAAATTCCTTCTGTACACCGTTGGGCTTACGATTATAGTAAACCAGGTTACGATGTAGATTTTGTACCTCAAAATGTACCATTAAAAGAAGGAGAAGAGGAATTACAACACTAA
- the ruvA gene encoding Holliday junction branch migration protein RuvA, with amino-acid sequence MISHIQGKLVEKNPTNVVIDCNGVGYFLNISLHTYSQIPDLEHIKLYTQLLVKEDSHTLYGFSSIAERDMFRLLISVSGIGAGTARTMLSSLTPKQVREGIAKEDVALIQSIKGIGVKTAQRVIIDLKDKVLKIYDIDEVSASSNNTNKDEALSALEVLGFVKKQAERAVDKIVKAEPDASVETIIKQALKNL; translated from the coding sequence ATGATTTCACATATTCAAGGGAAATTAGTAGAAAAAAATCCAACAAATGTCGTTATAGATTGTAATGGTGTTGGATATTTTTTAAATATTTCGCTGCATACATATTCGCAAATTCCAGATCTGGAACACATAAAATTATACACACAACTTTTAGTAAAAGAAGACTCCCATACCTTGTATGGGTTTTCTTCTATTGCCGAACGCGATATGTTTAGATTGCTTATCTCGGTAAGTGGTATAGGCGCGGGTACTGCGCGTACCATGCTGTCTTCTTTAACTCCAAAACAAGTTCGTGAAGGTATAGCCAAAGAAGATGTTGCTTTAATACAATCTATAAAAGGAATAGGTGTAAAAACAGCGCAACGAGTTATTATAGATTTAAAGGATAAAGTTTTAAAGATTTACGATATTGATGAAGTTTCTGCATCATCAAACAATACCAACAAAGATGAAGCGTTATCTGCTTTAGAAGTCCTTGGTTTTGTTAAAAAGCAAGCAGAGCGTGCTGTAGACAAAATTGTTAAAGCAGAGCCAGATGCATCAGTAGAAACCATTATAAAACAAGCTTTAAAAAATTTATAA
- the queG gene encoding tRNA epoxyqueuosine(34) reductase QueG: MNKKADYTRWIKTEAKRLGFMSCGISKSQFLEAEAPRLERYLNQNFHGEMQYMENHFDKRLDPTKLVEGSKSVISVLLNYFPAEQQISSSYKLSKYAYGTDYHFIIKDKLKALLEFIQTKIGEVEGRAFVDSAPVLDKAWAAKSGLGWIGKHSNLLTQQVGSFYFIAELIVDLELEYDTITTNHCGTCTKCIDACPTEAITEPYVVDGSKCISYLTIELKNNIPTAFKDKMDDWMFGCDVCQDVCPWNRFSTPHNEPLFNPHPDLFQMTKNDWEDITTDTFNKVFKKSAVKRTKFAGLKRNIDFLK; encoded by the coding sequence TTGAATAAAAAAGCGGACTATACTCGTTGGATTAAAACCGAAGCCAAACGTCTCGGTTTTATGTCTTGTGGTATTAGTAAATCCCAATTTTTAGAAGCCGAAGCCCCACGTTTAGAGCGGTATTTAAATCAGAATTTCCATGGCGAAATGCAATACATGGAAAATCATTTCGATAAACGTTTAGACCCAACAAAACTAGTAGAAGGTTCTAAATCTGTGATTTCTGTACTGTTGAATTATTTTCCTGCAGAGCAACAAATTTCAAGCAGTTATAAATTATCTAAATATGCTTATGGCACCGATTATCATTTCATTATAAAAGATAAGTTAAAAGCATTACTGGAGTTTATTCAAACCAAAATAGGCGAGGTCGAGGGCCGTGCTTTTGTAGATTCGGCTCCGGTGTTAGATAAAGCTTGGGCAGCGAAATCGGGTTTAGGGTGGATTGGGAAACACAGTAATCTGTTAACCCAACAAGTGGGATCTTTTTATTTTATTGCCGAATTGATTGTGGATTTAGAATTAGAATACGATACTATTACTACAAACCATTGTGGTACATGTACCAAATGCATCGACGCTTGTCCAACAGAAGCCATTACAGAACCTTATGTAGTTGATGGTAGCAAATGCATTTCTTACCTAACTATAGAGCTAAAAAACAATATTCCAACAGCATTCAAAGACAAAATGGACGACTGGATGTTTGGTTGCGATGTGTGCCAGGATGTTTGTCCGTGGAATCGTTTCTCAACCCCACATAACGAACCACTTTTTAATCCGCATCCAGATTTATTTCAAATGACTAAAAACGACTGGGAAGACATAACCACCGATACCTTCAATAAAGTTTTTAAAAAATCGGCAGTAAAACGTACTAAGTTTGCGGGATTAAAACGTAATATTGATTTTTTGAAATAA
- a CDS encoding NADP-dependent malic enzyme: MSKQSKRREALIYHAKPTPGKIKVVPTKKYATQRDLALAYSPGVAEPCLEIAKNKENAYKYTTKGNLVAVISNGTAVLGLGNIGPEASKPVMEGKGLLFKIFADIDVFDIEVDTEDVETFIQTVKMIAPTFGGINLEDIKAPEAFEIERRLKAELDIPVMHDDQHGTAIISAAALINALELSEKKIEDVQIVISGAGAAAISCTRLYQAFGARRENIVMCDSKGVIRDDRENLTAEKAEFATHRKIDTLTDAMKDADVFIGLSMADVVTPEMLLIMAENPIVFAMANPDPEIAYQLAIDTRKDIIMATGRSDHPNQVNNVLGFPFIFRGALDVRATKINEEMKMAAVVALAELAKEPVPEQVNIAYGETRLTFGKDYIIPKPFDPRLIAQIPPAVAKAAMESGVAKEPILDWEDYENELESRLGTDNKLIKLLFNRAKMNPKRVVYAEADKLEVLKAAQIAFDEGIAKPILLGRRETILKLMEEIEFDAEVEIIDPKSDEEQDRKLRYAKVYWEQRKRRGVTLYSAESLMRERNYFGAMMVNEGDADALISGFSRAYPAVVKPMLEVIGMAKGATRVATTNLMMTQRGPMFLSDTAINVDPSAKDLATIARMTATAVKMFGLEPVIAMTSYSNFGSSTNERASKIREAVSFLHRQYPNLIVDGEVQTDFALNSELLQEIFPFSKLAGKKVNTLIFPNLDAANITYKLLKVMNNAESVGPIMLGMRKPVHILQLGASVDEIVNMTAIAVVDAQQKEKR, translated from the coding sequence ATGAGTAAACAGAGCAAGAGAAGAGAAGCACTAATTTATCATGCCAAGCCAACACCTGGTAAAATTAAAGTTGTTCCAACTAAAAAATACGCTACCCAAAGAGATTTAGCATTAGCCTATTCGCCAGGAGTAGCAGAGCCTTGCTTAGAAATAGCAAAAAATAAAGAAAACGCTTATAAATATACCACCAAAGGAAATTTGGTTGCCGTAATCTCTAATGGTACAGCCGTGTTAGGTTTAGGAAATATAGGTCCAGAAGCCTCTAAACCGGTTATGGAAGGTAAAGGTTTGCTGTTTAAAATATTCGCAGATATTGATGTGTTCGATATTGAAGTGGATACCGAAGATGTTGAAACCTTTATTCAAACCGTAAAAATGATTGCTCCAACATTTGGAGGAATTAATTTAGAAGATATTAAAGCTCCAGAAGCTTTTGAAATTGAACGTCGTTTAAAAGCAGAATTAGATATTCCTGTAATGCACGACGATCAGCACGGAACGGCAATTATATCGGCGGCAGCTTTAATTAATGCCTTAGAGCTTTCTGAAAAGAAAATTGAAGATGTACAAATTGTAATTAGTGGGGCTGGTGCAGCAGCTATTTCTTGTACGCGATTATACCAAGCTTTTGGTGCAAGACGAGAAAATATCGTGATGTGCGATAGTAAAGGTGTTATTAGAGACGATCGTGAAAATTTAACAGCAGAAAAAGCAGAATTTGCAACCCATAGAAAAATAGACACTCTAACCGATGCCATGAAAGATGCCGATGTATTTATTGGCTTATCTATGGCCGATGTGGTTACTCCAGAGATGCTATTAATAATGGCCGAAAACCCAATCGTATTTGCTATGGCTAATCCCGATCCAGAAATAGCGTACCAATTAGCAATAGATACTCGTAAAGATATTATTATGGCTACAGGGCGAAGCGATCATCCTAACCAAGTGAATAATGTTTTAGGATTTCCGTTTATTTTTAGAGGTGCGCTAGATGTACGTGCTACTAAAATTAACGAGGAAATGAAAATGGCAGCGGTTGTGGCTTTAGCAGAGTTAGCAAAAGAGCCCGTACCAGAACAAGTAAATATTGCCTATGGCGAGACCCGTTTAACTTTTGGTAAAGATTATATCATTCCAAAACCATTCGACCCTCGATTAATAGCTCAAATACCACCAGCAGTTGCAAAAGCCGCTATGGAAAGTGGTGTTGCTAAAGAGCCTATTTTAGATTGGGAAGATTATGAAAACGAATTAGAAAGCCGATTAGGAACAGATAATAAGCTGATTAAATTACTATTTAATCGTGCTAAAATGAATCCGAAACGTGTGGTGTATGCCGAAGCAGATAAGCTAGAAGTTTTAAAAGCGGCACAAATCGCATTCGATGAAGGGATTGCAAAACCTATTTTACTAGGGCGTCGCGAAACCATTTTAAAATTAATGGAAGAAATCGAGTTTGATGCCGAGGTTGAAATTATTGACCCAAAATCTGATGAAGAACAAGATCGTAAATTACGATATGCAAAAGTGTATTGGGAACAACGTAAGCGTCGCGGAGTAACTTTATATTCTGCAGAAAGCCTTATGCGCGAGCGTAATTATTTTGGTGCCATGATGGTAAACGAAGGCGATGCAGATGCTTTAATTTCTGGATTTTCTAGAGCTTACCCAGCAGTAGTAAAACCTATGTTAGAGGTTATCGGGATGGCAAAAGGTGCAACACGTGTAGCAACAACCAATTTGATGATGACACAACGTGGTCCGATGTTTTTAAGTGATACCGCTATAAATGTAGATCCGTCGGCTAAAGATTTAGCTACTATTGCTAGAATGACTGCTACGGCAGTAAAAATGTTCGGATTAGAACCTGTAATAGCCATGACTTCATATTCGAATTTTGGATCGTCGACTAACGAACGCGCTTCAAAAATACGTGAAGCCGTTTCATTTTTACATAGACAATACCCTAATTTAATTGTAGATGGTGAAGTGCAAACAGATTTTGCTTTAAACAGCGAATTGCTTCAAGAAATTTTCCCATTCTCGAAATTGGCTGGTAAAAAAGTGAATACCTTAATTTTTCCAAATTTAGATGCAGCCAACATCACCTATAAACTATTAAAAGTGATGAACAATGCAGAGTCGGTAGGACCTATTATGTTAGGAATGCGTAAACCTGTTCATATATTACAATTAGGAGCAAGCGTAGACGAAATTGTAAACATGACGGCCATTGCTGTTGTTGATGCACAACAAAAAGAAAAGCGATAA
- a CDS encoding quinol:cytochrome C oxidoreductase yields MYTFSNKLKTFSFALMILGVLGVGYGFLSSHKSLDEVKTMLADEAAHHGGGHGEAHATHEVESHDMHADAEHGEVAHAEADAHHGDEHAKHVQHQIANRPWSALYVAAFFFMMIALGALAFYAIQFAAQAGWSPVLFRVMEGITAYLLPGAVIVLLIAVASGTIGHYNLFVWMDPEVVAHDKLIQNKSGWLNIGMFAFRGAIFIAGWCTYRHFARKFSLAQDESDDNRNFKKSFRIAAGFLVFFIYTESMMSWDWIMSVDPHWFSTLFGWYVFASLFVSGITVIALITIYFKSKGLLPLVNDSHIHDLAKFMFGISIFWTYLWFSQFLLIWYANIPEEVTYFVTRIEDYKLPFFGMVALNFLFPLLILMNSDYKRIPWFVVSAGIVILFGHYMDIFVMIMPATVGDRWFIGIPEISSIMLFAGLFIFVVFTSLSKVSLLAKRNPLIKESEHFHY; encoded by the coding sequence ATGTACACATTTTCAAATAAATTAAAGACATTTTCTTTCGCTCTAATGATTTTAGGAGTATTAGGAGTAGGATATGGTTTTTTGTCTTCTCATAAATCTTTAGATGAAGTAAAAACTATGTTGGCCGATGAAGCTGCGCATCATGGAGGAGGACACGGTGAGGCGCATGCCACACATGAAGTTGAAAGTCACGACATGCATGCCGATGCAGAACATGGTGAAGTTGCACATGCAGAAGCCGATGCTCATCATGGCGATGAACACGCTAAACACGTACAGCACCAAATTGCTAACAGACCTTGGTCTGCATTATACGTAGCGGCTTTCTTTTTTATGATGATTGCATTAGGAGCCTTAGCTTTCTACGCTATTCAATTTGCCGCTCAAGCCGGATGGTCTCCAGTACTTTTTAGAGTTATGGAAGGTATTACAGCATACTTATTACCAGGGGCAGTAATTGTACTTTTAATTGCTGTTGCTTCCGGTACTATTGGCCATTACAATTTATTTGTATGGATGGACCCAGAAGTTGTAGCACACGATAAATTAATTCAGAATAAATCGGGTTGGTTAAACATAGGTATGTTTGCTTTTAGAGGTGCTATCTTTATTGCAGGATGGTGTACTTACAGACATTTTGCGCGTAAATTTTCACTGGCTCAGGATGAATCTGATGACAATAGAAACTTTAAAAAATCATTCCGTATCGCAGCAGGATTCTTAGTATTCTTTATTTATACAGAATCTATGATGTCTTGGGATTGGATTATGAGTGTAGATCCACACTGGTTTAGTACCTTATTTGGATGGTATGTATTTGCAAGTTTATTTGTAAGTGGTATTACAGTTATAGCGTTAATTACAATTTACTTTAAATCGAAAGGATTATTACCATTAGTAAACGATAGCCATATTCACGATTTAGCTAAATTTATGTTCGGGATTAGTATTTTCTGGACGTACTTATGGTTCTCTCAATTCTTACTTATATGGTATGCAAATATTCCAGAGGAAGTAACGTATTTCGTTACTCGTATAGAAGATTATAAATTACCTTTCTTCGGTATGGTAGCCTTAAACTTCTTATTTCCTTTATTAATATTAATGAATAGCGATTATAAGCGTATACCTTGGTTCGTAGTTTCTGCAGGTATCGTCATTTTATTCGGTCACTATATGGATATTTTCGTAATGATTATGCCTGCAACTGTAGGAGATAGATGGTTTATTGGTATTCCAGAAATTAGTTCAATAATGCTTTTCGCAGGATTGTTTATATTTGTGGTGTTTACATCATTATCTAAAGTATCTTTACTTGCAAAACGAAACCCATTAATTAAGGAAAGTGAACACTTCCATTATTAA
- a CDS encoding c-type cytochrome: MRSLIKILVIAVVLISAVSCQENGRPNYQFMPNMYESVGYETYSETSAFRNGVEAQLPVEGTISRGHLPIDIDNTLEGYNDAKENLKSPLDSTAIDTKRGKELYDIYCGICHGTKGDGQGNLVKREKILGVPQYDDKGRNITVGSVYHTIHYGKNAMGSYSNQLLEEERWQVAAYVMKLKADLEK; encoded by the coding sequence ATGAGAAGCTTAATAAAAATATTAGTCATAGCCGTAGTTTTAATATCTGCAGTATCTTGTCAAGAAAACGGCAGACCTAACTATCAGTTTATGCCAAACATGTACGAGTCTGTTGGGTACGAAACATATAGTGAAACTTCAGCTTTTAGAAATGGAGTAGAAGCACAATTACCTGTAGAAGGGACCATATCTCGAGGACATCTTCCTATAGATATCGATAACACTTTAGAAGGGTATAACGACGCTAAAGAAAATTTAAAAAGTCCGTTAGATTCTACAGCTATAGATACCAAACGTGGTAAAGAATTATACGACATTTATTGTGGTATTTGCCATGGTACTAAAGGTGATGGTCAAGGTAACTTAGTAAAGAGAGAAAAGATTTTAGGAGTTCCTCAGTACGACGATAAAGGACGTAACATCACTGTAGGTAGTGTGTATCATACTATACATTACGGAAAAAACGCAATGGGTTCTTATAGCAATCAATTGTTAGAAGAAGAGCGTTGGCAAGTTGCTGCTTATGTTATGAAATTAAAAGCAGATTTAGAAAAGTAA